The following are encoded in a window of Panicum virgatum strain AP13 chromosome 5N, P.virgatum_v5, whole genome shotgun sequence genomic DNA:
- the LOC120674831 gene encoding F-box/FBD/LRR-repeat protein At5g22660-like, with protein MSAPSSGLMRRFFSCLSARSSGVAGDAASSDSDGDGPHGGEDIISGLPDDVLSSIVSLLPIKEAARTAVLSSRWRRLWASNPLVLDDMDLLLNNPSHVGAVTATVSAAMRAHPGPFRSVSLTCYFSDADKHVLRRWIRVLAAKGAKELVLNNIPWAGLDLLPGALLECRSLQRLRISDWRFPDTSGAPALPRGAAAALPRLRELVLGRTIIQEQDLDRVLASSPMLKTLVFVLSSGVPAQVRLSSRSLWCVVFWHSAAEELAVVAAPLLERIIIQTSSSSCASRWGMRIKIGSASVLQALGFLNPSCHELQIGETVIKVGNKKAAPDAVVPSVKILALSVQFGVGSKARMVSCFLECFPNIETLHVRSIPDRGATSKDGNSEFWSEIDSVECVKGSINKVVIHGFQWENCEVEFLKSILEGAKMLQKIHILQDPNISVSEGDVNGTLSLLASLNKGVELVILAAGQGYGIWTYEVASDLSRNDPFDCQN; from the exons ATGAGCGCCCCGTCGTCAGGCTTGATGAGGAGGTTCTTCTCCTGCTTGTCCGCGAGATCCAGCGGCGTCGCGGGCGACGCCGCATCCTCGGAttccgacggcgacggccccCACGGGGGCGAGGACATCATCAGCGGCCTGCCCGACGACGTCCTGTCCAGCATCGTCTCCCTCCTCCCGATCAAGGAGGCAGCGCGCACGGCGGTGCTCTCCTCCCGGTGGCGCCGGCTCTGGGCCTCCAACCCGCTCGTCCTCGACGACATGGACCTCCTCCTCAACAAccccagccacgtgggcgcggtcaccgccaccgtctccgccgccaTGCGCGCCCACCCGGGCCCCTTCCGCTCCGTGAGCCTGACGTGCTACTTCAGCGACGCCGACAAGCACGTCCTCCGCCGCTGGATCCGCGTGCTCGCCGCCAAGGGAGCCAAGGAGCTCGTCCTGAACAACATCCCCTGGGCGGGGCTTGACCTGCTCCCCGGCGCGCTCCTCGAGTGCCGCTCGCTGCAGCGCCTCCGGATCTCGGACTGGCGGTTCCCCGACACGTCCGGCGCCCCCGCCCTGccgcggggagcggcggcggcgctgccccgCCTGCGGGAGCTCGTCCTCGGCAGGACCATCATCCAGGAGCAGGACCTCGACCGCGTTTTGGCGAGTAGCCCCATGCTTAAGACCCTCGTTTTCGTACTCAGCTCTGGCGTGCCCGCGCAGGTGCGCCTCAGCAGCCGAAGCCTATGGTGCGTCGTGTTCTGGCactccgcggcggaggagctcgccgtcgtcgccgccccgcTGCTTGAGCGGATCATCATCCAGACGTCATCGTCATCATGCGCTAGCAGATGGGGCATGAGGATCAAGATCGGCAGTGCGTCCGTGCTTCAGGCGTTGGGGTTCCTGAATCCCAGCTGTCACGAGCTGCAGATTGGCGAGACGGTCATTAAG GTTGGTAATAAGAAGGCTGCGCCTGACGCAGTGGTTCCGAGCGTCAAGATATTAGCACTGTCCGTTCAATTTGGAGTTGGCAGTAAAGCAAGGATGGTTTCTTGCTTCCTTGAATGCTTCCCAAACATTGAAACTCTACATGTCCGG TCTATTCCGGATCGTGGAGCCACTAGCAAGGATGGGAATTCTGAGTTTTGGAGTGAAATTGATTCAGTTGAGTGTGTCAAGGGAAGTATCAATAAGGTAGTAATTCATGGGTTCCAATGGGAGAATTGTGAGGTCGAATTCCTCAAATCTATTCTGGAAGGAGCAAAGATGCTTCAGAAAATCCACATCTTACAAGATCCAAATATTTCTGTTTCGGAGGGTGACGTAAATGGTACACTAAGCTTACTGGCCTCACTGAACAAGGGCGTTGAACTGGTGATATTGGCAGCTGGTCAAGGTTATGGCATTTGGACATATGAAGTGGCTTCTGATCTTTCTCGCAATGACCCATTTGATTGCCAGAATTGA